The stretch of DNA GGGGCGAAGGGCCCGCGCCTATACGATTGGGTCTATCTGCCCTACGGCATTCCGCCGGCCGGGTGGAAGTCCGGCCTGCTGATCCGCCGCAAGAGGGGGCAGCCGCATCAGTTCACGTTCTATCTCACCTGGGCCCCGTCCGAGACGCCGCTGTCGACGCTGGTGCGGGTGGCGGGGCTGCGGTGGACAATTGAGAGCTGTTTTGAGGAAGCGAAGGGCGAGACCGGCTTGGACGAGTATGAGGTGCGCTCGTGGACGGGCTGGCACCGGCACATCACCTTATCCATGCTGGCGCACGCGTATCTGACGGTGGTACGCAAGAGTGCCATCGGGGGGAGAAGATCCCGCCCGTTGCGCCACGGGGCTGCTGCCCTTCACCGTGCCGGAAGTGCGGCGTCTGCTCTGGCATCTGGTCTGGGAGCGAGCGCCCACGAGGGCGGCGGCCGAGCACTGGTCGACCTGGCGTCGACGGCACCAGCAGCGCGCCCGCGAGTGTCACTGGCGCAAGCGCACCCGCCGCCGACGTAAATCCCGGCTGTAGTACTAGAGCAGTTCGGACTTGCACGGAATCGGGGGATCTGATTCCAGGGTGTCGGGGGTGAGAGCGGTGGAGCTTTCCATGACGGCCCCCTTGTCCCAGGACCTGCGGCAGCGGATCGTGCGCGCGGTGGACGCGGGCAGTTCGATCCGACAGGCAGCCAAGCGCTTCGACATCAGCCCGTCGGCGGCCATCAAGTTGATGCGCCGTGTGCGTGAGACCGGCAGCACACAACCAGCCAAGATCGGTGGCGACCGACGTCCGCTTCTGGAGGCCCATGCGGGTCAACTGCGCGCCATCGTGGCCGGCAAGGCCGGGATCACGCTGCGCGAGATCAAGGCAGCGCTTGCCGAACACGGCATTGAGATAAAAGCCCTCTCGACGATTGCCGACATGCTGCACCGGCTCGGCCTATCGCACAAAAAAAAGCGCTGAGGGCTACTGAGCAGGACCGCCCCGATGTGGCCCGGCACCGTCGCCGCTGGCGGGTGTGGCAGCGCTATATGGATGGGGCCTGCTTCGTGTTCCTTGATGAGACGGGTGCCACAACCGCGATGACGCGCCTGTATGGCTGGGGAGCCAAGGGCCAACGTCT from Azospirillaceae bacterium encodes:
- a CDS encoding IS630 family transposase (programmed frameshift): MTAPLSQDLRQRIVRAVDAGSSIRQAAKRFDISPSAAIKLMRRVRETGSTQPAKIGGDRRPLLEAHAGQLRAIVAGKAGITLREIKAALAEHGIEIKALSTIADMLHRLGLSHKKKPLRATEQDRPDVARHRRRWRVWQRYMDGACFVFLDETGATTAMTRLYGWGAKGQRLVDTAPSGHWKTTTFVAGLRRDGVIAPCVLDGPMTGEMFRAYVEHILAPSLRRGDVVVLDNLPAHKVAGVKEAITAAGAGLLYLPAYSPDLNPIEHLFAKLKALLRKAAARTRDALWDTIGALLDAFTPAECQNYIANAGYEFV